Proteins from a single region of Methanotorris igneus Kol 5:
- the tes gene encoding tetraether lipid synthase Tes, translating to MKMKTISLCPICLKQISAEIKEEDGKVIIEKKCPEHGHFKDIYWGDAELYKKFNKYEYIGSIEVTNTNIEKGCPYDCGLCPNHTSTTILANIDVTNRCNLNCPICFANANHTKKIYEPTFEEIKEMMKLLRNENPPCPAIQFAGGEPTVRDDLPELIKLAREMGFIHIQIATNGVKLKNLTYLKTLKEAGLSTIYLQFDGVTEKPYLISRNRNLLPTKLKVIENCRKIGFNSVVLVPTLAKGINDDQVGSLIKFAMENIDVVRSVNFQPVSFTGRIDESKRLKHRITIPDFIKLVEEQTNGEISKEDFYPVPFVVPISLFVDTWTNMTKVKLSCHQHCGAATYVFVEDGKLIPITRFFDVEGFIELLNEAKEDLISSKLGKAKAILHIAKELPKLMDKSKAPKNLKLIELIVEILKGNYDALTNFHYNTLMIGCMHFMDPYNYDVNRVKRCVIHYATPDGRIIPFCAYNTIHRKEVEEKFSIPIEEWKERLKNRDENRGNKSISDQLVV from the coding sequence ATTAAAATGAAAACCATATCCTTATGTCCTATTTGTTTAAAACAAATATCTGCCGAAATAAAAGAAGAAGATGGTAAAGTTATAATAGAAAAGAAATGTCCAGAACATGGGCATTTTAAGGACATATATTGGGGAGATGCTGAATTATACAAGAAATTTAATAAATATGAGTATATCGGAAGCATAGAGGTAACTAATACAAATATTGAAAAGGGCTGTCCTTATGATTGTGGTCTCTGTCCAAACCACACATCAACAACAATCTTAGCAAATATTGATGTTACAAACAGATGCAATTTAAATTGCCCAATTTGCTTTGCCAATGCTAACCATACAAAGAAAATTTATGAACCAACCTTTGAAGAAATAAAGGAAATGATGAAACTTTTAAGAAATGAGAATCCACCATGTCCTGCTATTCAATTTGCTGGGGGGGAGCCAACAGTTAGGGATGATTTACCAGAGTTGATAAAATTAGCAAGAGAAATGGGATTTATACATATCCAGATAGCCACAAATGGGGTTAAGTTAAAAAATCTAACTTATTTAAAAACATTAAAAGAGGCGGGTTTATCAACAATTTACTTACAATTTGATGGAGTGACAGAAAAACCCTACCTAATTTCGAGAAATAGGAACCTATTACCAACAAAACTTAAAGTCATAGAAAACTGTAGAAAAATTGGGTTTAATAGCGTTGTTTTAGTCCCAACATTGGCAAAAGGAATTAATGATGACCAAGTAGGAAGCTTGATTAAATTTGCTATGGAAAACATAGATGTTGTAAGAAGTGTAAATTTCCAACCTGTATCATTCACTGGAAGGATTGACGAATCAAAAAGATTAAAGCACAGAATAACGATCCCTGATTTCATTAAGTTAGTTGAAGAACAAACAAATGGAGAAATATCTAAAGAAGATTTTTATCCAGTTCCTTTTGTAGTGCCAATATCACTGTTCGTTGATACATGGACAAATATGACAAAAGTAAAGTTAAGTTGCCATCAACACTGCGGAGCTGCTACTTATGTTTTTGTTGAGGATGGTAAGTTGATACCTATTACAAGGTTCTTTGATGTTGAAGGATTTATCGAGTTGTTAAATGAAGCTAAGGAAGACTTAATCTCATCAAAATTAGGTAAGGCGAAGGCAATATTGCATATAGCAAAAGAACTACCTAAATTAATGGATAAATCAAAAGCTCCAAAAAACTTAAAACTTATTGAACTTATAGTAGAAATCCTTAAGGGAAATTATGATGCCCTTACAAACTTCCACTACAACACATTAATGATTGGTTGTATGCACTTTATGGATCCATACAACTATGATGTAAATAGAGTTAAGAGATGCGTTATCCATTATGCTACACCAGATGGGAGGATAATTCCATTCTGTGCCTACAACACCATTCATAGAAAAGAAGTTGAAGAAAAATTCTCAATACCAATTGAAGAGTGGAAAGAAAGATTAAAAAATAGGGATGAAAATAGAGGCAATAAAAGTATAAGCGACCAATTGGTTGTTTAA
- a CDS encoding helix-turn-helix domain-containing protein, protein MNNQKTEQIKKTIENVDKALINSLASLLSSEVKAKIYIYLRKYGESTVDEIAHGTGIYPSTVREIILEMYEEGLVNRKKLEKEGLGKRPYLYSAIPPSEVVKKLSKSLQKKLNDVFMLDKKLKKKEIKIPFLPVKIIIDDSNKEH, encoded by the coding sequence ATGAACAACCAAAAAACAGAACAAATTAAAAAAACCATTGAAAATGTGGATAAAGCATTAATAAACAGTTTGGCAAGCCTTTTGTCAAGTGAGGTTAAGGCAAAAATATACATATACTTAAGAAAATATGGAGAAAGTACTGTTGATGAAATAGCCCATGGAACAGGAATATATCCTTCAACTGTTAGGGAAATTATATTAGAAATGTATGAAGAAGGACTTGTCAATAGAAAAAAATTAGAAAAAGAGGGATTAGGGAAAAGGCCTTATCTATATTCAGCAATTCCTCCGAGTGAAGTTGTGAAGAAATTATCAAAATCCCTCCAAAAGAAATTAAATGACGTATTTATGCTTGATAAAAAACTTAAAAAGAAAGAAATAAAGATTCCATTTTTGCCTGTAAAGATTATTATTGATGATAGCAACAAAGAACACTAA
- a CDS encoding Coenzyme F420 hydrogenase/dehydrogenase, beta subunit C-terminal domain: MSGNIKECVEHKLCSFCGACISVCPSNALKVGLDNPTIEDKGFCEACERNLCRVVCPQIDIEEELYTTPTEYMEIVIARSTIKEILKNCQDGGITSTLVYTLLEDGVISICAGNKEEWKPDVVTVEDKETLLKTLGSKYTFVPVLSKLHDEVVSKDKKIAVVGLPCQIRALHNMEKTYFRKYNVHYKIGILCTHNFSYTTFKKIVEDLGLKVEDVIKVDINKGKMIFYTKDGEKSIPVSKLDDLCDECCHQCPELYSRFADINIGSMGSPDGWNTVIIMSKKGKELFEKALKKGYIEIYDKEDPKIQKGLAFLEKFTKLKRTKAKEFVENNNIRMKSSLNEIVELFEKRKERINYYEMELKDIPINIISNNDNKTNIYIEPKYCIGCRACEISCTINNNKNRIDIVQVDEIFYAPIKCMHCVDAPCVRVCPEKALYIKNGHVVVDNDKCIGCKMCINACPFGHPKIEVSEDIEISSFGLPRFVQKFELIKCDGCIDRIENDELPCCYLVCPTDAINIENGKIKNAAKLMIVQKF; encoded by the coding sequence ATGAGTGGGAATATTAAAGAGTGCGTTGAACATAAGTTGTGTTCATTTTGTGGAGCATGTATTTCAGTATGTCCTTCCAATGCTTTAAAAGTTGGCTTAGATAACCCAACAATTGAAGATAAAGGGTTTTGTGAGGCCTGTGAGAGAAATCTCTGCAGAGTGGTTTGTCCACAAATTGATATTGAGGAAGAGCTCTACACAACCCCAACAGAATATATGGAAATTGTCATTGCAAGGAGTACAATAAAAGAAATCCTCAAAAATTGTCAAGATGGTGGGATTACATCAACCTTAGTTTACACTTTACTTGAAGATGGAGTAATTAGCATTTGTGCTGGAAATAAGGAAGAGTGGAAGCCAGATGTTGTGACAGTTGAAGATAAAGAAACACTCCTAAAAACACTTGGTTCAAAATATACATTTGTTCCAGTTTTATCAAAATTGCACGATGAAGTTGTAAGTAAAGATAAAAAAATTGCAGTTGTTGGATTACCTTGCCAAATAAGGGCTTTGCATAATATGGAAAAGACATATTTCAGAAAATATAACGTGCATTATAAAATAGGTATATTGTGTACTCACAACTTCTCATATACCACATTCAAAAAAATCGTTGAAGATTTGGGGTTGAAGGTTGAGGATGTTATAAAGGTCGATATCAACAAAGGAAAAATGATATTCTACACAAAAGACGGAGAAAAATCAATTCCAGTATCAAAATTGGATGATTTGTGTGATGAGTGTTGCCACCAATGTCCTGAGTTGTATTCAAGATTTGCAGATATCAACATAGGGAGTATGGGAAGTCCAGATGGATGGAATACAGTAATCATTATGAGCAAAAAAGGGAAAGAATTATTTGAAAAAGCACTTAAGAAGGGATACATTGAGATTTATGATAAAGAAGACCCAAAAATACAGAAAGGTTTAGCATTCTTGGAGAAATTCACAAAATTAAAAAGAACAAAGGCAAAAGAATTTGTTGAAAATAACAACATAAGAATGAAATCATCCCTAAATGAAATTGTTGAACTCTTTGAAAAAAGAAAAGAACGCATAAACTACTATGAAATGGAATTAAAGGATATTCCAATAAACATCATATCAAACAATGACAACAAAACAAACATTTATATTGAACCAAAATACTGCATTGGATGTAGAGCTTGCGAAATCTCATGTACAATAAACAATAACAAAAATAGAATCGATATTGTGCAAGTTGATGAGATTTTCTATGCCCCAATAAAATGTATGCATTGTGTAGATGCACCATGTGTAAGAGTATGTCCAGAAAAGGCATTGTATATCAAAAATGGCCATGTTGTTGTAGATAATGATAAATGTATAGGATGTAAGATGTGTATAAACGCATGTCCATTTGGTCATCCAAAGATTGAGGTTAGTGAGGACATTGAAATTTCTTCATTTGGACTTCCAAGATTTGTTCAGAAATTTGAGCTTATTAAATGTGATGGATGCATTGATAGGATTGAAAATGATGAATTGCCTTGCTGTTACTTAGTATGTCCAACAGATGCAATAAATATTGAAAATGGCAAAATAAAGAATGCTGCAAAGTTAATGATTGTTCAGAAATTCTAA